A single region of the Lineus longissimus chromosome 14, tnLinLong1.2, whole genome shotgun sequence genome encodes:
- the LOC135498621 gene encoding uncharacterized protein LOC135498621 isoform X1 gives MRWILNCNPKQFTTVNEAIANLNQLQPEQSKTKSDDDSKCYDSDPQIDFEVPAMPAPVAPSPKLTSIRLTRSEIYVVSIPPAEMVSRGHQVRMPYRSNETQTTNFQPDLTHTSVSIMKVPSTPETASTPQPKYKRKRSDSGNDEETEPLAKHSLSFVDDETKDPSWNPNMSLESVASTSDANNKRASSSLTEGMCAVSVSKLLELFHICYNCGSMVTITQSCLSCDGIWKWQSQEMIGTVYAGNIGLSMAILAAGAIPNKVIRVLQFWGIRSISSGTYFRHQSKYLNQAVRNVWEEETIQALAAVEDVAKLSGDGRCDSPGHCAKYGSYKLHDTGRNAIVMTQLVQSTEVKNSYHMELEGLSRCVDEVKSYVPHVKIELTTDGHKSVEKWLREEQSDTIKHYFDVWHVAKGLRKRLKPITMNRRFQLVNKWLKSIINHLYWCAMTRNNDQSLILAKWRSIVNHIAGVHTHEENELFPKCIHSRIPRQWFKKRTEEYDKVCALLLNKNLLHSISKLSSDGQTSGLEGYHSSLLHFAQKMYHFGDLYSSTTGSVAVT, from the exons ACTGTTAATGAAGCCATTGCCAACTTAAACCAACTGCAACCTGAACAATCAAAGACTAAGAGTGATGATGACTCCAAGTGCTATGATAGTGACCCTCAGATTGATTTCGAGGTGCCTGCCATGCCTGCCCCCGTAGCGCCCAGTCCCAAATTAACAAGCATTCGACTAACTAGGTCTGAAA TTTATGTTGTCAGCATTCCTCCAGCAGAAATGGTTTCGAGGGGACATCAAGTCCGGATGCCATATCGGTCAAATGAAACGCAGACCACTAATTTTCAACCTGACCTCACCCACACTTCAGTGTCGATCATGAAGGTACCAAGTACGCCTGAAACTGCATCTACCCCTCAGCCAAAATACAAGAGGAAGCGTTCTGATTCAGGTAACGATGAGGAGACTGAGCCCTTGGCAAAGCATTCTTTGTCATTTGTGGATGATGAAACCAAGGACCCCTCTTGGAATCCaaatatgtctttggaaagtGTTGCATCTACTAG TGATGCCAACAATAAGCGAGCATCCTCATCCCTGACCGAGGGCATGTGTGCAGTTTCAGTGTCCAAGCTTTTGGAGCTGTTCCACATCTGCTACAACTGCGGCTCAATGGTGACCATCACACAGTCATGCTTGTCATGTGATGGTATCTGGAAATGGCAGAGCCAGGAAATGATTGGAACGGTATATGCTGGTAACATCGGCCTATCGATGGCAATTCTTGCAGCGGGTGCTATTCCAAACAAAGTGATAAGAGTCCTGCAATTCTGGGGCATTCGAAGCATTTCCTCCGGAACATATTTTCGACACCAGTCAAAGTACCTGAACCAGGCAGTACGTAATGTTTGGGAGGAGGAGACCATCCAGGCACTGGCAGCTGTAGAGGACGTGGCCAAACTCTCCGGTGATGGAAGGTGCGATTCGCCCGGCCATTGTGCGAAGTATGGCTCTTACAAATTACATGACACAGGGAGAAACGCCATTGTCATGACACAACTTGTTCAG TCCACTGAGGTTAAGAACTCCTATCACATGGAGCTGGAGGGCCTGTCCCGATGTGTCGATGAAGTGAAATCATACGTCCCACATGTTAAGATAGAATTAACAACTGATGGCCACAAATCAGTGGAGAAGTGGTTGAGAGAGGAACAATCGGACACCATAAAGCATTATTTTGATGTGTGGCATGTTGCTAAAG GACTGAGGAAAAGACTCAAGCCCATAACCATGAACAGGCGGTTTCAGCTGGTCAACAAATGGCTGAAAAGTATTATCAATCACTTGTACTGGTGTGCCATGACCAGAAATAACGACCAATCATTGATCTTGGCCAAGTGGAGATCAATAGTGAACCATATAGCCGGTGTCCACACGCACGAAGAAAACGAACTGTTCCCCAAGTGTATCCACAGTCGTATTCCAAGGCAGTGGTTTAAGAAAA GAACAGAAGAATACGACAAGGTGTGTGCTCTGCTACTCAACAAGAACCTTCTACATTCAATCTCAAAGCTCAGCTCGGATGGCCAGACATCTGGTTTGGAGGGATACCATAGCAGCCTTCTACACTTCGCCCAAAAGATGTACCATTTcggagacctgtattcatccacgaccggaagtgtggcagtcacatag
- the LOC135498621 gene encoding uncharacterized protein LOC135498621 isoform X2: protein MPAPVAPSPKLTSIRLTRSEIYVVSIPPAEMVSRGHQVRMPYRSNETQTTNFQPDLTHTSVSIMKVPSTPETASTPQPKYKRKRSDSGNDEETEPLAKHSLSFVDDETKDPSWNPNMSLESVASTSDANNKRASSSLTEGMCAVSVSKLLELFHICYNCGSMVTITQSCLSCDGIWKWQSQEMIGTVYAGNIGLSMAILAAGAIPNKVIRVLQFWGIRSISSGTYFRHQSKYLNQAVRNVWEEETIQALAAVEDVAKLSGDGRCDSPGHCAKYGSYKLHDTGRNAIVMTQLVQSTEVKNSYHMELEGLSRCVDEVKSYVPHVKIELTTDGHKSVEKWLREEQSDTIKHYFDVWHVAKGLRKRLKPITMNRRFQLVNKWLKSIINHLYWCAMTRNNDQSLILAKWRSIVNHIAGVHTHEENELFPKCIHSRIPRQWFKKRTEEYDKVCALLLNKNLLHSISKLSSDGQTSGLEGYHSSLLHFAQKMYHFGDLYSSTTGSVAVT from the exons ATGCCTGCCCCCGTAGCGCCCAGTCCCAAATTAACAAGCATTCGACTAACTAGGTCTGAAA TTTATGTTGTCAGCATTCCTCCAGCAGAAATGGTTTCGAGGGGACATCAAGTCCGGATGCCATATCGGTCAAATGAAACGCAGACCACTAATTTTCAACCTGACCTCACCCACACTTCAGTGTCGATCATGAAGGTACCAAGTACGCCTGAAACTGCATCTACCCCTCAGCCAAAATACAAGAGGAAGCGTTCTGATTCAGGTAACGATGAGGAGACTGAGCCCTTGGCAAAGCATTCTTTGTCATTTGTGGATGATGAAACCAAGGACCCCTCTTGGAATCCaaatatgtctttggaaagtGTTGCATCTACTAG TGATGCCAACAATAAGCGAGCATCCTCATCCCTGACCGAGGGCATGTGTGCAGTTTCAGTGTCCAAGCTTTTGGAGCTGTTCCACATCTGCTACAACTGCGGCTCAATGGTGACCATCACACAGTCATGCTTGTCATGTGATGGTATCTGGAAATGGCAGAGCCAGGAAATGATTGGAACGGTATATGCTGGTAACATCGGCCTATCGATGGCAATTCTTGCAGCGGGTGCTATTCCAAACAAAGTGATAAGAGTCCTGCAATTCTGGGGCATTCGAAGCATTTCCTCCGGAACATATTTTCGACACCAGTCAAAGTACCTGAACCAGGCAGTACGTAATGTTTGGGAGGAGGAGACCATCCAGGCACTGGCAGCTGTAGAGGACGTGGCCAAACTCTCCGGTGATGGAAGGTGCGATTCGCCCGGCCATTGTGCGAAGTATGGCTCTTACAAATTACATGACACAGGGAGAAACGCCATTGTCATGACACAACTTGTTCAG TCCACTGAGGTTAAGAACTCCTATCACATGGAGCTGGAGGGCCTGTCCCGATGTGTCGATGAAGTGAAATCATACGTCCCACATGTTAAGATAGAATTAACAACTGATGGCCACAAATCAGTGGAGAAGTGGTTGAGAGAGGAACAATCGGACACCATAAAGCATTATTTTGATGTGTGGCATGTTGCTAAAG GACTGAGGAAAAGACTCAAGCCCATAACCATGAACAGGCGGTTTCAGCTGGTCAACAAATGGCTGAAAAGTATTATCAATCACTTGTACTGGTGTGCCATGACCAGAAATAACGACCAATCATTGATCTTGGCCAAGTGGAGATCAATAGTGAACCATATAGCCGGTGTCCACACGCACGAAGAAAACGAACTGTTCCCCAAGTGTATCCACAGTCGTATTCCAAGGCAGTGGTTTAAGAAAA GAACAGAAGAATACGACAAGGTGTGTGCTCTGCTACTCAACAAGAACCTTCTACATTCAATCTCAAAGCTCAGCTCGGATGGCCAGACATCTGGTTTGGAGGGATACCATAGCAGCCTTCTACACTTCGCCCAAAAGATGTACCATTTcggagacctgtattcatccacgaccggaagtgtggcagtcacatag